The Erythrobacter aurantius genome includes a window with the following:
- the rsmH gene encoding 16S rRNA (cytosine(1402)-N(4))-methyltransferase RsmH, with translation MNAPHIPVLLEEVIAAIGPRPDMTVIDATFGAGGYSRALLDAGARVHAFDRDPNAIRDGAAMVEEFAGRLTLHPACFSAMREEMTRIGVPLVDAVVMDIGVSSMQLDQGERGFAFSADGPLDMRMSQSGTSAADFLNSGDEAAIADVLYQYGEERQSRRVARAIVAARPLETTGDLARVVRRALGHKPHDKKDPATRTFQAVRIHVNDELGELAAGLAAAEALLREGGVLAVVSFHSLEDRIVKRFLREASGAGRAVSRHLPGEIAGPEPTFTRVSKAIRPGDAEIDANPRARSSTLRHAIRTGAPARERTFA, from the coding sequence ATGAACGCGCCGCACATTCCCGTCCTCCTTGAAGAAGTGATCGCTGCGATCGGCCCGCGTCCCGACATGACTGTGATCGACGCGACTTTCGGTGCGGGGGGCTATTCGCGCGCCTTGCTGGACGCTGGCGCGCGTGTGCATGCCTTCGACCGCGATCCCAACGCCATCCGCGACGGTGCGGCGATGGTGGAGGAATTCGCCGGTCGCCTGACGCTGCACCCTGCATGCTTTTCCGCCATGCGCGAGGAAATGACCCGGATCGGCGTGCCGCTGGTCGATGCGGTGGTCATGGATATCGGCGTGTCCTCGATGCAGCTTGATCAGGGCGAGCGCGGCTTTGCCTTTTCGGCTGACGGTCCGCTCGACATGCGGATGAGCCAGTCGGGGACGAGCGCAGCGGACTTCCTCAACAGCGGGGACGAGGCCGCGATTGCCGACGTGCTGTACCAGTATGGCGAGGAACGCCAGTCGCGCCGCGTCGCCCGTGCGATCGTGGCCGCTCGTCCGCTGGAGACGACCGGCGATCTCGCCCGCGTGGTGCGCCGCGCGCTGGGGCACAAGCCGCACGACAAGAAAGACCCCGCGACCCGCACGTTCCAAGCGGTGCGGATCCATGTGAATGACGAACTGGGCGAACTCGCTGCCGGATTGGCCGCGGCCGAGGCGCTGCTGCGCGAAGGCGGAGTGCTGGCGGTGGTTAGCTTCCACAGCCTCGAAGACCGGATCGTCAAACGCTTCCTGCGCGAAGCATCCGGGGCAGGGCGCGCGGTGTCGCGTCATCTCCCCGGTGAAATTGCCGGGCCTGAGCCGACCTTTACCCGCGTTTCCAAGGCTATCCGCCCCGGCGACGCCGAAATCGACGCCAACCCCCGCGCCCGATCCTCAACTCTGCGCCATGCCATCCGCACCGGCGCCCCAGCCCGCGAAAGGACATTTGCATGA
- a CDS encoding division/cell wall cluster transcriptional repressor MraZ, with the protein MSAPGAYSGYAYSPAGDKGRFVLPPTFRKAVKESSGGSKTLCLAVHDKFDCLVGFGLSRIEQLQQRLDDEKITARETRDPDFDYDTRAQQLFGFEQLPFDDSGRFVMPEHLKELGNVGEGLFCQGAGDFFLIWNPAELERMGPAYKGAQAACRKLVAEAQAKAAKKGGAK; encoded by the coding sequence GTGTCAGCGCCCGGAGCATATAGCGGATATGCCTACTCGCCAGCCGGCGACAAGGGCCGCTTTGTCCTGCCTCCGACCTTCCGCAAGGCTGTGAAGGAAAGCTCCGGCGGGTCAAAGACGCTGTGCCTCGCGGTGCATGACAAGTTCGACTGTCTGGTCGGTTTCGGCCTGTCCCGCATCGAGCAGCTGCAACAGCGGCTCGACGATGAAAAGATCACCGCCCGCGAAACCCGCGATCCCGATTTCGATTACGATACCCGCGCGCAGCAATTGTTCGGCTTTGAACAATTGCCGTTCGACGACAGCGGGCGCTTTGTCATGCCCGAACACCTCAAGGAACTGGGCAATGTCGGCGAAGGGTTGTTCTGCCAGGGTGCGGGCGATTTCTTTCTGATCTGGAACCCCGCCGAACTCGAACGCATGGGCCCCGCCTACAAGGGCGCGCAGGCCGCTTGCCGCAAGCTGGTGGCCGAAGCGCAGGCGAAGGCCGCCAAGAAAGGCGGTGCGAAATGA
- a CDS encoding UDP-N-acetylmuramoyl-L-alanyl-D-glutamate--2,6-diaminopimelate ligase, whose protein sequence is MKLEVLTERAGLSVAGASGVSVTGFAIDHRKVAPGTVFGAFRGTKFNAEDFIPAAIEAGAVAVVASPEASVEGALHIASEEPRRTFAQLAAGFFTPVPETVVAVTGTNGKTSTAEMTRQIWRMCGERAASIGTLGVTTPDGSISTGLTTPDIVTFMNNMSGLALEGVTHVAYEASSHGLSQFRNEGLRVKAGAFTNFSRDHLDYHETMEEYFAAKMRLFDEVVEDGGDAIIWNGGEECEWTRRAIEHAKARGLRVLTVGERGDFLRLAARDATQLGQTLTVEFEGSTRTVKLPLIGAYQAANALVSAGLALSTGMEPSQVFDAIGRLQPVRGRLERALITADGAPVYIDYAHTPDALEAAIIALRPHTKGRIVTVFGAGGDRDKGKRAKMGEVASRLSDWIIVTDDNPRGEDPAVIRQEIIAGAGDNVTEIGDRREAIAHAIEYATEDTIVLIAGKGHEEGQIIGSGENMRVLPFNDVTVAHEESGRLVKESWGPIT, encoded by the coding sequence ATGAAGCTCGAAGTGCTGACCGAACGGGCTGGGCTGAGTGTGGCGGGCGCGTCGGGCGTTTCTGTCACCGGCTTCGCGATCGATCATCGCAAGGTCGCACCCGGAACCGTGTTCGGAGCGTTTCGCGGGACGAAATTCAATGCCGAGGATTTCATCCCGGCTGCCATCGAAGCGGGTGCGGTCGCGGTTGTCGCCTCGCCCGAAGCCAGCGTCGAAGGTGCGCTGCACATCGCCAGCGAAGAACCGCGCCGCACCTTTGCGCAATTGGCCGCAGGGTTCTTCACCCCCGTTCCCGAAACCGTGGTGGCTGTCACCGGCACCAACGGAAAGACTTCGACTGCCGAAATGACCCGCCAGATATGGCGCATGTGCGGCGAGCGGGCGGCGAGCATCGGTACTCTGGGTGTGACCACCCCCGATGGCAGCATTTCGACCGGGCTGACCACGCCCGACATCGTCACCTTCATGAACAATATGAGCGGGCTTGCCCTCGAAGGCGTGACCCATGTCGCATATGAGGCATCGAGCCACGGGCTATCGCAATTCCGCAATGAAGGTCTGCGGGTCAAGGCCGGGGCATTCACCAATTTCAGCCGCGATCACCTCGATTATCATGAGACAATGGAGGAATATTTCGCGGCCAAGATGCGCCTGTTCGACGAAGTCGTCGAGGATGGCGGCGACGCGATCATCTGGAACGGCGGGGAAGAGTGCGAGTGGACCCGCCGTGCCATCGAGCACGCCAAGGCCCGTGGCCTGCGCGTGCTTACAGTGGGCGAGCGGGGCGATTTCCTCCGCCTCGCCGCCCGCGATGCGACCCAGCTGGGCCAGACGTTGACGGTGGAATTCGAAGGCTCGACCCGGACCGTAAAACTGCCGCTGATCGGAGCCTATCAGGCGGCCAATGCCCTGGTATCCGCAGGGCTGGCACTATCGACCGGGATGGAGCCATCCCAGGTCTTCGACGCGATCGGCCGGTTGCAGCCGGTTCGCGGACGGCTTGAGCGTGCGCTCATAACCGCCGACGGCGCGCCGGTGTATATCGATTACGCGCACACGCCCGACGCGCTCGAAGCTGCGATCATTGCGCTGCGACCGCATACCAAGGGCCGGATCGTTACCGTTTTCGGTGCTGGTGGCGATCGCGACAAGGGAAAGCGCGCAAAGATGGGCGAGGTCGCGTCGCGGCTATCCGACTGGATCATTGTCACTGACGACAATCCGCGGGGTGAGGACCCTGCTGTCATACGGCAGGAAATCATCGCGGGTGCAGGCGACAACGTGACCGAAATCGGCGATCGGCGAGAGGCCATTGCCCATGCCATCGAATATGCGACAGAGGATACGATCGTCCTAATCGCCGGAAAGGGCCACGAAGAGGGCCAGATTATCGGATCGGGAGAAAATATGCGGGTCTTGCCGTTCAATGACGTGACTGTGGCGCATGAAGAATCTGGACGATTGGTCAAGGAATCCTGGGGGCCGATCACATGA
- a CDS encoding UDP-N-acetylmuramoyl-tripeptide--D-alanyl-D-alanine ligase, whose product MNAARALLRQWPLDPRDALPLSLWDAVSIEAATGGRASHAFQASGVEMDSRDVRPGDVFVALKGEAMDGHKFIPAAFAKGAVAAITDRPVDFPHVLVKDTTAALHALAHAARERSSAVRIGVTGSVGKTGVKEAIFTALDRASRGAAHRSVRSYNNHVGVPLSLARLPARAQFGVFEMGMNHQGEIAPLADHVRPHVALITTIAPAHIENLGSMEAIADEKSQIFTGLVEGGTAIIPADSEYADRMIANARGLGVKVVTFGRSAHADVRLLDAIPSANGGSLVTADLGTARLCYSVAEPGEHWVANSLGVMAAVRAAGGDLASAGLALAEMGGLKGRGARFSIDAAGGKALLVDESYNANPASMRATLKALGQTPAHRRIAVLGSMKELGDFAEGFHAQLADPLQDAKIDHVILVGDEMRALAAELGRRSANSLGFAPQFAHCQTPVEAIAALDDFGLIHGDAVLVKGSNSVGLGRLVSHYTSAPS is encoded by the coding sequence ATGAACGCTGCACGGGCCCTGCTGCGGCAATGGCCGCTTGATCCGCGCGATGCCTTGCCGCTGTCGCTTTGGGATGCGGTAAGCATCGAAGCCGCGACCGGGGGCAGGGCGAGCCACGCTTTCCAGGCATCCGGCGTCGAAATGGACAGCCGCGATGTCCGGCCCGGCGATGTCTTTGTCGCGCTCAAGGGCGAAGCGATGGACGGTCACAAGTTCATTCCCGCCGCCTTCGCCAAAGGCGCGGTTGCCGCGATCACCGATCGCCCGGTCGATTTCCCGCATGTGCTGGTCAAGGACACGACAGCGGCGCTGCACGCGCTGGCCCATGCCGCGCGCGAACGCAGCAGCGCGGTGCGCATCGGCGTCACCGGATCGGTCGGCAAGACCGGGGTGAAGGAAGCGATCTTCACGGCTCTTGATCGTGCAAGCCGCGGCGCGGCGCATCGCAGCGTGCGCAGCTACAACAACCACGTTGGCGTTCCCTTGAGCCTCGCCCGGCTTCCGGCGCGTGCGCAGTTCGGCGTGTTCGAGATGGGGATGAACCATCAGGGTGAAATCGCGCCGCTGGCCGATCATGTGCGTCCGCATGTCGCGCTGATCACCACCATTGCGCCTGCGCATATCGAAAACCTCGGCAGCATGGAGGCGATTGCGGACGAGAAATCGCAGATCTTCACCGGTCTGGTCGAAGGCGGCACCGCGATCATTCCGGCTGACAGCGAATATGCCGATCGCATGATTGCCAATGCGCGGGGCTTGGGTGTGAAGGTCGTCACTTTCGGCCGCAGCGCGCATGCCGACGTGCGGCTGCTCGATGCGATCCCCAGCGCCAATGGCGGATCGCTTGTCACAGCGGACCTTGGCACGGCACGCCTGTGCTATTCGGTGGCAGAACCGGGCGAACATTGGGTCGCCAATTCGCTTGGCGTCATGGCGGCGGTGCGCGCGGCCGGCGGTGATCTGGCAAGCGCCGGTCTGGCGCTGGCGGAAATGGGCGGGCTGAAGGGCCGCGGTGCGCGTTTCAGCATTGATGCTGCTGGCGGCAAGGCGCTGTTGGTGGATGAAAGCTACAACGCCAACCCGGCTTCGATGCGTGCCACGCTGAAGGCGCTGGGCCAGACTCCCGCGCATCGGCGCATCGCGGTTCTGGGCAGCATGAAGGAGCTGGGCGATTTCGCCGAAGGCTTCCACGCGCAGCTGGCAGACCCGCTGCAAGATGCGAAAATCGATCACGTGATCCTCGTCGGCGACGAGATGCGCGCTCTCGCTGCGGAATTGGGGAGAAGGTCGGCCAATTCGCTTGGCTTTGCCCCGCAGTTCGCGCATTGCCAAACCCCTGTCGAGGCGATTGCGGCGCTGGACGATTTCGGGCTGATCCACGGCGACGCGGTGTTGGTGAAGGGTTCCAATTCGGTCGGGCTTGGCAGGCTGGTTTCACACTATACGAGCGCCCCGTCATGA
- a CDS encoding peptidoglycan D,D-transpeptidase FtsI family protein produces MLVTARLRLFLLLGVFALVTAVALVRIGYLGLVGAAPSQTSLDEALLPPRGEITDRNGTPLARTFPAYALWFNPKAMGDDGDPLVREPAEVAARLKEIFPDLDVRRTVRILSSDRGGYILRRVLPEDANRVFELGEVALEIPREYDRHYPQGTLGAHILGYVMEGKDRELEGRLGMEKYLDPQLSDPASRGEPIALSIDLRVQGALEDELGRGMLATDAKGAAGIVLDVDTGEIMAMASLPAFDPNLSDVQHSPHIFNRVTNATYELGSTFKPLSIAAAIDADLIGSLRKEWDASPVEIAGRRIRDLHPKGDTLNVPEALVYSSNTVTARVADELGPERMRKLMIDLGMNKPAEIELDARGKPQWPLEQPNGQWSRITNMTVSYGHGIAVTPLHLANAYAAMVNGGFYRDATLRKVEPGKAEKGRRVFKASTSSRIRQLLRMISMYGTGRSADAPGYRVGGKTGSAEKAGVGGYREKSLIASFAAAFPMDRPRYVVVTVLDEPRGTTASQMQRTAAFNAAPIVGELVPRIGPMLGVRPDATRDVDISDLRFLVEGRR; encoded by the coding sequence ATGCTTGTCACCGCGCGCTTGCGGCTGTTCCTGCTGCTGGGTGTGTTCGCACTGGTGACGGCGGTTGCTCTGGTGCGGATCGGCTATCTCGGCCTGGTCGGAGCCGCACCCAGCCAGACCAGCCTTGACGAAGCGCTGCTGCCGCCGCGCGGCGAGATCACCGATCGCAACGGCACGCCGCTTGCGCGGACCTTTCCCGCCTATGCGCTGTGGTTCAACCCCAAGGCGATGGGCGATGACGGCGATCCTCTGGTGCGCGAACCGGCCGAAGTCGCGGCGCGGCTGAAAGAGATTTTCCCCGATCTCGACGTGCGGCGCACTGTGCGCATCCTTTCGTCCGATCGCGGTGGCTACATTCTGCGCCGCGTGCTGCCCGAGGATGCCAACCGGGTGTTCGAACTGGGCGAGGTCGCGCTGGAGATCCCTCGCGAATATGATCGCCACTATCCGCAAGGAACTCTGGGCGCGCACATTCTTGGCTATGTCATGGAAGGCAAGGACCGCGAGCTCGAAGGGCGGCTGGGGATGGAGAAATATCTCGACCCGCAGCTATCCGATCCCGCATCGCGTGGCGAACCGATCGCGCTTTCGATCGATCTGCGCGTGCAGGGCGCGCTGGAGGATGAACTCGGGCGCGGGATGCTCGCCACCGATGCAAAGGGCGCGGCGGGGATCGTGCTGGATGTCGATACCGGCGAAATCATGGCGATGGCATCGCTGCCCGCCTTCGACCCGAACCTGTCGGACGTCCAGCATTCGCCGCATATCTTCAACCGCGTAACCAATGCGACCTACGAGCTGGGCTCCACCTTCAAGCCGCTCAGCATCGCGGCTGCCATCGATGCCGACCTGATCGGTTCGCTGCGCAAGGAATGGGACGCGAGCCCGGTGGAAATCGCCGGACGGCGTATCCGCGACCTGCACCCCAAGGGCGATACGCTGAACGTGCCCGAAGCACTGGTCTATTCGTCCAACACCGTCACTGCCCGCGTCGCCGACGAACTGGGGCCGGAACGGATGCGCAAGCTGATGATCGATCTGGGCATGAACAAGCCAGCCGAAATCGAATTGGACGCGCGCGGCAAGCCGCAATGGCCGTTGGAACAGCCCAACGGGCAATGGTCGCGCATCACCAATATGACGGTAAGTTACGGCCACGGCATCGCCGTTACGCCGCTGCACCTTGCCAATGCCTATGCCGCGATGGTCAACGGCGGGTTCTATCGCGATGCGACGCTGCGCAAGGTCGAACCGGGCAAGGCTGAGAAGGGCCGCCGGGTGTTCAAGGCTTCGACCTCCTCACGCATTCGCCAGTTGCTGCGGATGATCTCGATGTATGGCACGGGCCGCAGCGCCGACGCACCGGGATACCGTGTAGGCGGCAAGACCGGCTCGGCGGAAAAGGCCGGGGTGGGCGGATATCGCGAGAAATCGCTGATCGCTTCGTTTGCGGCGGCATTCCCGATGGATCGCCCGCGCTATGTCGTCGTTACCGTGCTCGACGAACCGCGTGGCACCACCGCCAGCCAGATGCAGCGCACCGCCGCTTTCAACGCGGCACCGATCGTGGGTGAACTGGTCCCGCGCATCGGCCCGATGCTGGGCGTGCGCCCCGATGCGACGCGCGATGTCGATATCTCCGATCTCCGCTTCCTGGTGGAGGGGCGCCGATGA
- the murD gene encoding UDP-N-acetylmuramoyl-L-alanine--D-glutamate ligase — MITSTAFAGKRYAILGLARSGAAAAEALLASGARLTVWDRQDVAREPFEGRCDIADPLAIDLTGFDGLIVSPGVPLNTHPIRPHAEKFGVPIIGDIELFALARPELLPHKVVGITGTNGKSTSVALVHHILQMSGLPSVLGGNIGEAIMAQTPLAPNDQGEGVYVLELSSYQIDLTNSLDCDVAALTNITPDHLDRYDGFAAYAASKARLFEIQSAANLAVFGSLAEPVGAIFETERARRPAGRAVAADLDALRELQPQWPSLQGPHNLENVAVAIAIVEELGVKPAQWQHALPRFRSLPHRMERVCEEHGVLFINDSKATNTASAAPALAAFPPIEGRPRVHWIVGGLAKEDGLGDCGEHLGNVAAVYTVGEAGPRFAELLEGTVPNVERCELVSEAVRRARDAAQAGDVVLFSPACASFDQFRDYEKRGEHFRQLVGVIAECGVDCSADPSIGSDRV, encoded by the coding sequence GTGATCACCTCCACCGCCTTTGCCGGAAAGCGTTATGCGATCCTAGGGCTCGCGCGCTCCGGCGCGGCGGCGGCTGAGGCCTTGCTCGCCAGCGGCGCGCGGCTGACGGTGTGGGACCGGCAGGATGTCGCCCGCGAACCGTTCGAAGGTCGCTGCGATATCGCTGATCCGCTGGCGATCGACCTGACCGGCTTTGACGGGCTGATCGTTTCTCCCGGCGTGCCGCTCAACACCCATCCGATCCGGCCGCACGCGGAAAAGTTCGGGGTGCCGATCATCGGCGATATCGAGCTGTTCGCGCTCGCCCGGCCAGAGCTTTTGCCGCACAAGGTGGTGGGCATCACCGGCACCAACGGCAAATCCACCAGCGTCGCTCTGGTCCACCACATCCTGCAGATGTCCGGCCTGCCCAGCGTGCTTGGCGGAAACATCGGCGAAGCGATCATGGCGCAAACCCCGCTTGCCCCGAACGATCAGGGCGAGGGTGTCTATGTGCTCGAATTGTCGAGCTACCAGATCGATCTGACGAACAGCCTCGATTGCGATGTCGCGGCATTGACCAATATCACGCCCGATCATCTTGACCGCTACGATGGCTTTGCCGCCTACGCTGCGTCCAAGGCGCGGCTGTTCGAAATACAGTCCGCTGCCAACCTGGCTGTGTTCGGATCACTCGCGGAGCCTGTCGGCGCGATCTTCGAGACAGAGCGGGCGCGCCGTCCTGCGGGACGTGCGGTGGCTGCCGATCTGGATGCCCTGCGCGAGCTGCAGCCGCAATGGCCGAGCCTGCAAGGCCCGCACAATCTCGAAAATGTCGCAGTTGCAATCGCCATTGTCGAAGAACTGGGCGTGAAGCCGGCACAATGGCAACACGCGCTTCCGCGCTTTCGCAGCCTGCCGCACCGGATGGAGCGGGTGTGCGAGGAACACGGCGTCCTCTTCATCAACGACAGCAAGGCAACCAACACCGCCTCTGCCGCCCCGGCACTGGCCGCGTTCCCGCCAATCGAGGGCAGGCCGCGCGTGCATTGGATCGTCGGCGGTCTGGCCAAGGAAGACGGGCTGGGCGATTGCGGCGAGCACCTTGGCAATGTCGCTGCCGTCTATACCGTCGGCGAAGCCGGGCCGCGCTTTGCCGAATTGCTCGAAGGCACCGTGCCCAATGTCGAGCGGTGCGAGCTTGTAAGCGAAGCAGTGCGCCGGGCACGCGACGCGGCGCAAGCTGGCGATGTCGTGCTTTTTTCGCCTGCCTGCGCAAGCTTTGACCAGTTCCGCGACTATGAAAAGCGCGGCGAACACTTCCGCCAGCTGGTGGGTGTCATTGCCGAATGCGGGGTTGATTGTTCGGCTGATCCTTCGATCGGGAGCGACCGGGTATGA
- the mraY gene encoding phospho-N-acetylmuramoyl-pentapeptide-transferase, translating to MLYLLAEWLGFEGILNLVRYQTFRFGATLMTALVFGLIIGPRFINMLRVRQGKGQPIREDGPQSHLAKRGTPTMGGLMILVALTVSLLLWMDLTNPFVWACLAVTIGFGVIGFIDDYDKVSKNSHAGLSGRVRLLLEFAVAGVASYLIVSQINTNLYIPFLSNVAIPLGPAYYVFAAFVMVGAGNAVNLTDGLDGLAIMPVIIAAGTFAIIAYLVGRADFSAYLGIPHVPGAGELVVFCAAIMGAGLAFLWFNAPPAAVFMGDTGSLALGGALGAIAVAAHHEVVLAIVGGLFVFEALSVIIQVFWFKRTGKRVFRMAPIHHHFEQLGWSESKVVIRFWIVAIVLALIGLATLKLR from the coding sequence ATGCTGTATCTGCTCGCGGAATGGCTTGGCTTTGAAGGCATTTTGAACCTGGTGCGTTACCAGACGTTCCGCTTCGGCGCGACGTTGATGACGGCGCTGGTTTTCGGCCTGATCATCGGGCCGCGTTTCATCAACATGCTGCGCGTGCGGCAGGGCAAGGGCCAGCCGATCCGCGAAGACGGGCCGCAAAGCCATCTCGCCAAGCGCGGAACGCCGACGATGGGCGGGTTGATGATCCTCGTCGCACTGACGGTTTCCCTGCTCTTGTGGATGGACCTGACCAACCCGTTCGTCTGGGCCTGCCTGGCGGTGACGATCGGCTTCGGCGTGATCGGCTTCATCGACGATTATGACAAGGTGTCGAAGAACAGCCATGCCGGGCTTTCCGGCCGCGTCCGCCTGCTGCTGGAATTCGCGGTCGCAGGCGTGGCGAGCTATCTTATCGTCAGCCAGATCAACACCAACCTCTACATCCCCTTCCTGTCGAACGTCGCGATCCCGCTGGGCCCGGCATACTATGTCTTCGCGGCCTTCGTGATGGTGGGGGCCGGCAATGCGGTGAACCTGACAGACGGGCTGGATGGCCTCGCTATCATGCCGGTGATCATCGCGGCGGGTACTTTCGCGATCATCGCCTATCTTGTCGGACGCGCCGATTTCAGCGCCTATCTCGGCATCCCGCACGTCCCCGGCGCAGGCGAACTGGTGGTGTTCTGTGCCGCGATCATGGGGGCGGGGCTTGCCTTCCTGTGGTTCAACGCGCCGCCTGCGGCGGTGTTCATGGGCGACACCGGGTCGTTGGCGCTAGGCGGAGCCTTGGGCGCAATCGCGGTCGCGGCCCATCACGAAGTCGTGCTTGCCATCGTCGGCGGTCTGTTCGTGTTCGAGGCGCTGTCGGTGATCATTCAGGTTTTCTGGTTCAAGCGCACGGGCAAGCGTGTGTTCCGCATGGCCCCGATCCATCATCATTTCGAGCAGCTCGGCTGGAGCGAGAGCAAGGTCGTGATCCGGTTCTGGATCGTAGCCATAGTGCTTGCGCTGATCGGGCTCGCCACGCTCAAGCTGAGGTAA
- a CDS encoding FtsW/RodA/SpoVE family cell cycle protein, with translation MSGIYTPSRADPKFHAPVPARRGLGESLRVWWREIDKWLLGLVLLLMALGTMAVAAASPAAASQYGVSDFAFFQRHIVFQFLGVGLMLALSFVSREDARRIGILLAVGMLGLLFLVPIIGVEKNGAKRWIEVGMSLQPSEFLKPGFAILLAWMLSWRLRDPGLPVLGYATLTMALVAALLMLQPNLGDTILFGGVWFVLVVLSGVSFARIGGLIAAGLAALTAAYFLYDNARYRIDSFFGGGTAFDQVDLAQRTLLNGGWTGAGLWLGTRKLSLPEAHTDYIFSVIGEEFGLLACAVILLVYVALVARALLRLVDEDNLFALLAGAGLATQIGGQAFINMLVNLQLFPSKGMTLPLVSYGGSSTLAVCLTFGLLLAITRRNPFLEREKPGLKDLFERPGHGHREDRA, from the coding sequence ATGAGCGGCATCTACACTCCATCGCGCGCCGATCCGAAATTCCATGCGCCTGTTCCTGCCCGGCGTGGCCTTGGCGAAAGCCTGCGGGTCTGGTGGCGCGAAATCGACAAGTGGCTGCTTGGCCTTGTCCTGCTTCTGATGGCACTCGGTACCATGGCCGTTGCTGCGGCATCTCCGGCTGCGGCAAGCCAGTATGGCGTTTCCGATTTCGCCTTCTTCCAGCGGCATATCGTGTTTCAGTTTCTGGGTGTGGGCCTGATGCTGGCATTGTCCTTTGTCAGCCGCGAGGACGCGCGCCGCATCGGAATCCTGCTGGCTGTCGGGATGCTGGGACTGTTGTTCCTGGTTCCGATCATCGGGGTGGAAAAGAATGGCGCGAAACGCTGGATCGAAGTGGGCATGTCGCTTCAGCCGAGCGAATTCCTGAAACCCGGCTTCGCAATCCTGCTGGCATGGATGCTGTCATGGCGGCTGCGCGATCCCGGACTGCCGGTGCTGGGATATGCCACGCTGACGATGGCGCTGGTGGCAGCGCTGCTGATGCTTCAGCCCAACCTTGGCGACACGATCCTGTTCGGCGGCGTATGGTTTGTGCTGGTGGTTTTGTCGGGCGTTTCCTTTGCCCGGATCGGCGGCTTGATCGCGGCTGGCCTTGCGGCGCTCACCGCAGCCTATTTCCTGTATGACAATGCGCGCTATCGCATCGACAGTTTCTTTGGCGGCGGGACTGCCTTCGATCAGGTGGACCTCGCACAGCGCACCCTGCTCAACGGTGGCTGGACCGGGGCAGGCCTGTGGCTGGGTACCCGCAAGCTGAGCCTGCCCGAAGCGCACACCGATTACATCTTCTCCGTCATCGGGGAAGAATTCGGCCTGCTCGCCTGCGCCGTCATTCTTCTTGTCTATGTCGCGCTGGTCGCGCGGGCGCTGTTGCGGCTGGTGGACGAGGACAATCTGTTCGCCCTGCTTGCAGGGGCAGGGCTGGCTACCCAGATCGGTGGGCAGGCGTTCATCAACATGCTGGTAAACCTCCAGCTGTTCCCGTCAAAGGGGATGACGCTGCCGCTGGTAAGCTATGGCGGGTCGTCGACACTGGCGGTGTGTCTGACCTTCGGGCTATTGCTGGCGATCACCCGGCGCAATCCTTTCCTTGAACGGGAAAAGCCGGGGTTGAAGGATCTGTTTGAGCGCCCCGGTCACGGGCATAGGGAGGACCGCGCATGA